A single window of Methylacidimicrobium sp. AP8 DNA harbors:
- the argH gene encoding argininosuccinate lyase, producing the protein MNPAIPPWGGRFHDKPDALLKRFSESVSFDRRLYRQDIRGSIAHATMLQEAGLLSIQERDEIVRGLRQIEQEIEQGAFPWSIDWEDLHMNIERALTARTPAGAKLHTGRSRNDQVATSLRLWVKDEIDKDRKAIRAVQQALLDWAERDSDVLIPGYTHLQRAQPVLLAHHLLAYVEMLSRDSDRLRDARRRADVLPLGSGALAGSTLPLDRRRVAELLHFSQVARNSMDAVSDRDFAVEYLAALALLGTHLSRFAEDLILWSTSEFGFVSLPEAFTTGSSLMPQKRNPDVLELIRGKAARLSGNLLSLLTLLKGLPLTYNRDLQEDKEPMFDSADTILGSLQILAALIPGIVVHRDRCNRASSDPALLATDLVDWLVNHGVAFRDAHHAVGRLVALAESRNVALSELAPEDVAPLHPDLPAEWAQLWNPTAAIAKRRTEGSSRPSFVRAEIERWRREWSAEPL; encoded by the coding sequence ATGAATCCCGCAATTCCGCCATGGGGAGGCCGGTTTCACGATAAGCCCGACGCCCTTCTCAAACGCTTTTCCGAGTCTGTTAGTTTTGATCGCCGTCTCTACCGGCAGGATATTCGTGGGAGCATCGCCCACGCGACGATGCTGCAGGAAGCGGGGCTGCTCAGCATCCAGGAGCGGGATGAGATCGTGCGTGGGTTGCGGCAGATCGAACAGGAGATCGAACAGGGCGCTTTCCCTTGGTCGATCGATTGGGAGGATCTTCACATGAACATCGAGCGGGCCTTGACCGCCCGAACGCCCGCCGGCGCCAAGCTGCACACGGGACGGAGTCGCAACGATCAGGTGGCCACGTCGTTGCGGCTTTGGGTAAAGGATGAGATCGACAAGGATCGCAAGGCGATTCGTGCCGTCCAGCAGGCTCTTCTCGATTGGGCCGAGCGGGACAGCGATGTGCTCATCCCGGGATATACACATCTTCAGCGAGCGCAACCCGTTCTCCTCGCCCATCATCTGCTTGCTTACGTCGAGATGCTCTCCCGTGACTCGGACCGCTTGCGCGATGCCCGCCGGAGGGCGGATGTGCTTCCCCTCGGGAGCGGTGCGCTGGCGGGCAGTACCCTCCCTCTCGATCGGCGGCGCGTCGCGGAGCTACTCCATTTTTCGCAGGTGGCCCGCAACTCGATGGACGCGGTAAGCGATCGTGATTTCGCGGTGGAGTACCTGGCCGCTCTCGCTCTCCTGGGAACCCATCTCTCCCGGTTTGCGGAGGATTTGATCCTCTGGTCGACCAGCGAGTTCGGATTCGTGTCGCTTCCCGAAGCATTCACCACCGGATCGAGCCTGATGCCGCAAAAGCGGAATCCGGACGTCCTGGAGCTTATCCGCGGGAAAGCGGCCCGGCTTTCCGGCAACCTTCTCTCGCTGCTGACCCTGCTCAAGGGGCTCCCGCTCACCTACAATCGCGATCTTCAAGAGGACAAGGAGCCCATGTTCGATAGCGCCGACACCATCCTCGGCTCCCTGCAGATCCTGGCCGCGCTCATTCCCGGAATCGTCGTACATCGAGACCGGTGCAATCGGGCTTCGTCCGATCCCGCGCTGCTCGCCACCGATTTGGTCGATTGGCTCGTCAACCACGGCGTCGCTTTTCGCGACGCCCACCACGCGGTGGGACGGCTGGTTGCGCTGGCCGAGTCGCGAAACGTTGCCCTATCCGAGCTTGCTCCCGAGGATGTCGCCCCGCTCCACCCGGATCTTCCCGCCGAGTGGGCGCAGCTTTGGAACCCGACGGCAGCGATCGCCAAGAGACGTACCGAAGGGTCGTCCCGCCCGAGCTTCGTGCGGGCCGAAATCGAGCGGTGGCGGCGGGAATGGAGCGCGGAGCCTCTCTAA